A region from the Brachyspira hampsonii genome encodes:
- a CDS encoding CHAT domain-containing protein, which produces MAYKSYIITQNREYFLSHSIEYISLKNTSVKKILKAIKKDESYINIFLYDNEKNKLYGYYEIDLNNKNNETSSKDYTNIYITDNYKRRRGIYYKLEDKYSDFAIYEIDSKTFSKLRDRLILLNDNISQTFFSCSINDNIFKYQSVETYPSLYVAEYEKHFDNKAYESIYNEYLRLLKYSNSENNSIDRYIELGSYLMNMLFPEKDFREHLLDGFRIVYLNLDNKAYSIPWDILSFNGKFLSENIIFSYNNASNVLHNKKIDNKKLKMAIISIPNEDIVYDKQEIDSILSLQNNIKNIEIDLYKKEHNYFEFVKILESYDIVHIITHGYKDGIKLSEDYILNSVAALQNPPSLIFINACNMEEADNKLTKSLLSSGVSTVISGIGSLADGMYLDFIYSFYSNLLHRHARINTAQAYYFAYVEVKEFYKGFIRYRFNGVPVYV; this is translated from the coding sequence ATGGCATATAAATCATATATTATAACTCAAAATAGAGAATACTTTTTATCTCATAGCATAGAATATATTTCTTTAAAAAATACTTCTGTAAAAAAGATTTTGAAAGCTATTAAAAAAGATGAAAGTTATATAAATATATTTTTATATGATAATGAAAAAAATAAATTATATGGTTATTATGAAATTGATTTAAATAATAAAAATAATGAAACATCAAGCAAAGACTATACAAATATTTATATAACTGATAATTATAAAAGAAGGCGAGGAATATATTATAAGTTAGAAGATAAGTATTCAGATTTTGCAATATATGAAATAGATTCTAAGACATTTTCCAAATTAAGAGATAGATTAATACTTTTAAATGATAATATTTCGCAGACATTTTTTTCATGTTCTATAAATGATAATATTTTCAAATATCAATCTGTAGAAACATATCCTTCTCTTTATGTGGCAGAATACGAAAAGCATTTTGATAATAAGGCTTATGAAAGTATATATAACGAATATCTTCGTTTATTAAAATATTCAAATAGCGAAAATAATAGTATAGACAGATATATAGAACTTGGAAGTTATTTAATGAATATGCTCTTTCCAGAAAAAGATTTCAGAGAACATTTGCTTGATGGATTTAGAATAGTTTATCTTAATCTTGACAATAAAGCATACAGCATTCCTTGGGATATACTTTCTTTTAATGGTAAATTTTTATCCGAAAATATAATTTTTTCATATAATAATGCATCTAATGTTTTGCATAATAAGAAAATTGACAATAAAAAATTAAAGATGGCTATTATTTCAATACCAAATGAAGATATTGTATATGATAAACAAGAGATAGATTCTATTTTGTCATTGCAAAATAATATAAAAAATATAGAAATAGATTTATATAAAAAAGAGCATAATTATTTTGAGTTTGTTAAAATATTGGAAAGTTATGATATAGTGCATATTATCACTCATGGATATAAGGACGGAATAAAATTGAGTGAGGATTATATACTAAATTCGGTAGCGGCATTACAAAATCCTCCTTCACTTATTTTTATTAATGCATGCAATATGGAAGAAGCTGATAACAAATTAACAAAATCACTTCTTTCTTCTGGGGTAAGCACAGTAATATCCGGTATTGGTTCTTTAGCCGATGGTATGTATTTAGATTTTATTTACAGTTTTTATAGTAATTTACTTCATAGGCATGCTAGAATAAATACAGCACAGGCATATTATTTTGCTTATGTAGAAGTTAAAGAATTCTATAAAGGGTTTATACGATATAGATTTAATGGAGTTCCTGTATATGTTTAA
- a CDS encoding N-acetylmuramoyl-L-alanine amidase, with protein sequence MFKFIRFIYLLVIIIAFTSCNDENITPIRTRKIAPKVSSAFKSPAYNLRIKYIILHYTALNDDLSFKVLTDPGVSAHYLITTKKDEPIYKLVDDNDRAWHAGVTMFDNRLTMNDTSIGIEIVNLGFLRKVTNTYEDLRRMTKKQREDLFFIPYDEYIEFEESQIEKVAYLLKELTEKYGIKPYNILGHSDIAPYRKKDPGPKFPWKRLHDEYNLGMWYDEYDYSNFLNDNEYRKAKVMDIKEEFIKYGYTSMPTNNVWDFDSRKVLYAFQCHFRPEKIDGNIDNETYAVIRALNLKVKKINEMEERSKANNFLTNTFFTNIFISNNIINTNWSYNTNTSLRK encoded by the coding sequence ATGTTTAAATTTATCAGATTTATTTATTTATTGGTAATAATAATAGCATTTACATCTTGTAATGATGAGAATATAACACCTATAAGAACTAGGAAAATAGCTCCTAAGGTTTCAAGTGCTTTTAAATCTCCTGCATATAATTTAAGAATAAAATATATTATACTTCATTATACCGCTTTAAATGATGATTTATCTTTTAAGGTATTAACTGATCCGGGTGTATCTGCACATTATCTTATAACTACAAAAAAAGATGAGCCTATATATAAACTTGTTGATGATAATGACAGAGCTTGGCATGCGGGGGTTACTATGTTTGATAACAGACTTACTATGAATGATACTTCTATTGGTATAGAAATAGTAAATTTAGGATTTCTAAGAAAGGTTACAAATACTTATGAAGATTTAAGAAGAATGACAAAAAAACAAAGAGAAGATTTATTTTTTATTCCTTATGATGAGTATATAGAATTTGAGGAGAGCCAGATAGAAAAGGTGGCATATTTGCTTAAAGAGTTAACAGAGAAATATGGAATAAAGCCTTATAATATATTGGGGCATTCGGATATAGCTCCATATAGGAAAAAAGACCCAGGACCTAAATTCCCATGGAAAAGACTTCATGATGAATATAATTTAGGTATGTGGTATGATGAGTATGATTACAGCAACTTTTTAAATGATAATGAATATAGAAAAGCAAAAGTAATGGATATAAAAGAAGAGTTTATAAAATACGGATATACAAGTATGCCTACAAATAATGTTTGGGATTTTGATTCCAGAAAGGTGCTTTATGCTTTTCAATGTCATTTCCGACCTGAAAAAATAGATGGAAATATTGATAATGAAACTTATGCTGTTATTAGAGCTTTAAATCTTAAAGTTAAGAAGATTAATGAAATGGAAGAGCGTTCTAAAGCTAATAACTTCCTTACTAATACATTCTTTACTAATATATTTATAAGCAATAACATAATAAACACAAATTGGAGTTACAATACAAATACTTCATTAAGGAAATAG
- a CDS encoding SAM-dependent methyltransferase: MLTVYIAARDIGNYKDNTERLKEVLIESDIVLVESFREATTLFKVLNIDKNKECLIEFSEHTKKSKDIDEIITKIINCKTVTLISDCGTPILEDPGRLLLEYCYSHNIRVRPIAGVSSVTAAIMCLPFNFKEFYYAGLLPRDDREREKKLLYLKRLNVPIIILDTPYRLGKVLNAIRKVYSKDKEIALCLDITTEREEIIIDRVSDIYNKYQDSKKREFVIVIS; encoded by the coding sequence ATGCTTACTGTTTACATTGCTGCAAGAGATATAGGGAATTACAAAGATAATACTGAAAGATTAAAGGAAGTTTTAATTGAAAGTGATATTGTTTTAGTTGAAAGTTTTAGAGAAGCTACAACTCTTTTTAAAGTACTTAATATAGATAAAAACAAAGAATGTTTAATAGAGTTTAGCGAACACACAAAAAAATCTAAAGATATTGATGAAATAATTACAAAGATTATAAACTGTAAAACGGTTACTCTTATAAGTGATTGCGGCACTCCTATATTGGAAGATCCGGGAAGGCTTTTGCTTGAGTATTGTTATTCTCATAATATAAGGGTTCGTCCTATAGCAGGTGTAAGCAGTGTTACAGCAGCTATTATGTGTCTGCCTTTTAATTTCAAAGAATTTTATTATGCTGGGCTTTTGCCGCGTGATGACAGAGAACGTGAAAAAAAATTATTATATTTAAAAAGATTAAATGTGCCTATTATAATATTAGATACTCCATACAGATTAGGGAAAGTTCTTAATGCAATCAGAAAAGTGTATTCAAAAGATAAAGAAATAGCACTATGTTTAGATATTACAACCGAAAGAGAAGAAATTATTATAGATAGAGTATCAGATATATATAATAAATATCAGGACAGCAAAAAAAGAGAATTTGTTATTGTTATAAGCTAA
- a CDS encoding restriction endonuclease, with translation MALLKYRDYDKYVLKFFYDINRPAHRKDTYSKLKEYTNTSDEDFNLITKNGYNKFNSRIHWSLVVLKKAQLIENTDKGVYQITDFGKKFYEENPNFDLKTLKEKTPYLENSKNNSNYDIDEIEEAEEDENRNEIEKSIEEYYESVEKDILDRLQYMGESSVDKGTKFENICLELLEKMGYGKKYRTGGSGDRGIDGTLTMDKFGFDMIGVQCKCYKENNKVNDTEITKFAHGLKNVNGINRGIFITTSDYTPQAKKVVEELKDVKIILINGYRLAKYMREYEVGVKVLETRNIYDVII, from the coding sequence ATGGCACTTTTAAAATATAGAGATTATGATAAATATGTATTAAAATTTTTTTATGACATAAATAGACCAGCACATAGAAAAGATACATACAGCAAATTAAAAGAGTATACCAACACATCTGATGAAGACTTTAATTTGATAACAAAAAATGGATATAATAAATTTAATTCTAGAATTCATTGGTCTTTAGTTGTTTTAAAAAAAGCTCAGTTAATAGAAAACACCGATAAGGGAGTATATCAAATAACTGACTTCGGTAAAAAATTCTATGAAGAAAACCCTAACTTTGATTTAAAAACATTAAAAGAAAAAACGCCTTATTTAGAAAACAGCAAAAATAATTCAAATTATGATATTGACGAAATAGAAGAAGCAGAAGAAGATGAAAATAGAAACGAGATAGAAAAAAGCATAGAAGAGTATTATGAAAGCGTAGAGAAAGATATACTTGACAGGCTTCAGTATATGGGTGAAAGCTCTGTTGATAAAGGCACTAAATTTGAAAATATATGTTTGGAACTGCTTGAGAAAATGGGATACGGTAAGAAGTACAGAACAGGCGGAAGCGGAGACAGAGGAATTGACGGTACTCTTACTATGGATAAATTCGGTTTTGATATGATAGGTGTACAATGCAAATGCTATAAAGAAAATAATAAAGTTAATGATACTGAAATAACAAAATTTGCTCATGGGCTTAAAAATGTTAATGGCATAAACAGAGGAATTTTTATAACTACTTCAGATTATACTCCGCAGGCTAAGAAGGTTGTAGAAGAATTAAAAGATGTAAAAATAATTCTGATAAACGGATACAGACTTGCTAAATATATGCGTGAATATGAAGTTGGAGTAAAAGTTCTTGAAACTAGAAATATTTACGATGTGATAATATAG
- a CDS encoding DUF285 domain-containing protein, which produces MKYKPQTREELQKLVQDENIYLGDIDTSLIKDMIRLFENSNRENFDGIETWDTSNVTDMSDMFMGAVNFNSNINNWNVSKVTNMFGIF; this is translated from the coding sequence ATGAAATACAAACCGCAAACAAGAGAAGAATTACAAAAGTTAGTGCAAGATGAAAACATATATTTGGGTGATATTGATACTAGTTTAATAAAAGATATGATAAGGTTATTTGAAAATAGTAATAGAGAAAATTTTGATGGAATTGAAACTTGGGATACTTCTAATGTTACAGATATGTCAGATATGTTTATGGGAGCTGTAAACTTTAATTCAAATATAAATAATTGGAATGTTTCAAAAGTTACTAATATGTTCGGGATATTTTAA
- a CDS encoding BspA family leucine-rich repeat surface protein, producing MKEFFSGASSFKNVKSILNIYFLSKGSDRKKLLLMLENCDIKEVYKEVLKYNKLKDFTKKLENVYYEELKELIDNKEDIIKEYKKLKANNIKLKENEKYQPKDKIELLKLIKEKVKLNKIDTSLITDMSGLFQNSKLKKFDGIETWDTSNVEDMHNIFRGAIYFNHNIENWNVSNVINMEYMFSGCTRFNQPLNNWDVSNVKYMSFMFSDCESFDSDLSRWNTSNVEIMAFMFKSAYSFNQDISKWNVSKVKYTDAMFKDAKSFNQPLNDWDMSNIESISGMFHSASNFNQPLDKWKLSNIKNISFAFYNCSSFNQDLESWKLSNEVNMKYAFSDSLVEKHEPSWYIEN from the coding sequence ATGAAGGAGTTTTTTTCGGGTGCTTCTTCTTTTAAGAATGTGAAGTCTATATTAAATATTTATTTTCTTTCCAAAGGAAGTGATAGAAAAAAACTTTTATTAATGCTTGAAAACTGCGATATAAAAGAAGTGTATAAAGAAGTTCTAAAATATAATAAACTTAAAGATTTTACAAAAAAGTTAGAGAATGTTTATTATGAAGAATTAAAAGAATTAATTGATAATAAAGAAGATATTATAAAAGAATACAAAAAATTAAAGGCTAATAATATCAAATTAAAAGAAAATGAAAAATATCAACCTAAAGATAAAATAGAATTATTAAAATTAATAAAAGAAAAAGTAAAATTGAATAAAATAGATACTAGCCTAATAACTGACATGTCTGGATTATTTCAAAACTCAAAACTTAAAAAATTTGACGGCATTGAAACTTGGGACACTTCAAATGTTGAAGATATGCATAACATATTTAGAGGAGCTATATATTTTAATCATAATATAGAAAATTGGAATGTATCTAATGTTATTAATATGGAATATATGTTTTCAGGCTGTACTAGATTTAATCAGCCTCTTAATAATTGGGACGTTTCTAATGTAAAGTATATGAGTTTTATGTTTTCAGATTGTGAAAGTTTTGACAGTGATTTAAGCAGATGGAATACATCTAATGTAGAAATAATGGCCTTTATGTTTAAAAGTGCATATTCTTTTAATCAGGATATTTCTAAATGGAATGTAAGCAAAGTAAAATATACTGATGCTATGTTTAAAGATGCTAAGAGTTTTAATCAGCCTTTAAATGATTGGGATATGAGTAATATTGAATCTATAAGTGGAATGTTTCATAGTGCTTCAAACTTTAATCAGCCTTTAGATAAATGGAAGCTATCTAATATTAAAAATATATCATTTGCATTTTATAACTGCTCAAGTTTTAATCAGGATTTAGAATCTTGGAAATTGTCAAATGAGGTTAATATGAAATATGCTTTTTCAGATTCGCTTGTAGAAAAACATGAACCTTCTTGGTATATAGAAAATTAA
- a CDS encoding CAP domain-containing protein: protein MKLLKILSLVLFSFIIYAQTSFSQNNDEASQLLQLINSERKKSSLNEYKTETQLQNAANQRAKEIAEGIRKSTALQENNIQFASYSEGSIIADMTAEEIFNQIMKSQKNLVLNKTFTHAAAGVYEKGGKKYWVMLYVSSRNGDIIKRELNIQKERERVTELCNEARKENNVTVLLVLDSKLSEAAQKRAEELKSLFSHTRPNKTAFSTILKEYNITYKTAGENIANGQVDADDVMNSWLNSKGHRANILNKSFGKIGVGVFEYNNRLYWVQVFTD from the coding sequence ATGAAATTATTAAAAATATTATCTTTAGTGTTATTTAGTTTTATTATTTATGCTCAAACATCTTTTTCACAGAACAATGATGAAGCATCTCAATTACTTCAATTAATAAACAGCGAAAGAAAAAAATCATCTCTTAATGAATACAAAACAGAAACACAATTACAAAATGCTGCAAACCAAAGAGCTAAAGAAATAGCAGAAGGTATAAGAAAATCAACAGCTTTACAAGAAAATAATATACAATTTGCATCATACTCCGAAGGCTCTATTATTGCTGATATGACTGCAGAAGAAATATTTAATCAGATAATGAAAAGCCAAAAAAATTTGGTATTAAATAAAACATTTACACATGCTGCTGCAGGAGTTTATGAAAAAGGAGGCAAAAAATATTGGGTTATGCTCTATGTATCTTCAAGAAATGGGGACATAATAAAAAGAGAATTAAATATACAAAAAGAGAGAGAAAGAGTAACTGAATTATGCAATGAAGCGAGAAAAGAGAATAATGTAACTGTTTTATTGGTGCTTGACAGTAAATTAAGTGAGGCAGCACAAAAAAGAGCAGAAGAGTTAAAGAGCCTATTTTCACATACAAGACCTAATAAAACGGCATTTTCTACTATATTAAAAGAATATAATATCACTTACAAAACAGCTGGAGAGAATATAGCAAATGGTCAGGTAGATGCTGATGATGTTATGAACTCTTGGCTTAATTCTAAAGGTCATAGAGCAAATATACTTAATAAAAGTTTTGGAAAAATAGGCGTAGGTGTATTTGAATATAATAACAGACTTTATTGGGTTCAGGTATTTACTGATTAA
- a CDS encoding NAD-dependent epimerase/dehydratase family protein, which produces MKYTIALTGATGNMGLETLRQLMEIEDIKLVKVLVRKESKKTADKFKMQYGERVEIIIGYLYERDDCVKLLKDCDYILNLAAVIPPNSDKYPKLAHLTNFVGVKHIVDILEEMPKENRPKLVHISTVALYGNRNEKHPWGRVGDPLLISPYDAYSFSKLKGERYVLDSSLENRAIIRQTAMLHNRMLTDNMSDGLMFHTCYNAPLEWATARDSGLLMKRIIEEDIKGKLDDYFWKGCFNLGSKAENRLVGYDTFNDGFKLIGGSTKKYMKPNWNATRNFHGLWYYDGYKLEELFSYQKESVIDYWNEIGKTHWYYAFGKLVPPSIISFFAIQRLLSHPNSPTYWRKNGEKGKVIAAFGSEEAFDNLPKKWEDFNLLFENKDSNGNYIDYKALLDIKNAELLNHGYDENKKDSEIDFEDLKKAAEFRGGKLLSTSMTKGDLHTKLRWSCSEGHEFEASPFTVIKAGHWCMECMPDYTWNFDILAKKNPFFAQVWYDSHEKDENMLYYFDEDFKAHYKKVD; this is translated from the coding sequence ATGAAATATACAATAGCCTTAACAGGTGCCACTGGAAATATGGGACTTGAAACATTAAGACAATTAATGGAGATAGAAGATATTAAATTGGTAAAGGTGCTTGTAAGAAAAGAAAGTAAAAAAACAGCTGATAAGTTCAAAATGCAGTACGGGGAGAGAGTTGAAATTATTATAGGATATTTATATGAGAGAGATGACTGCGTAAAATTATTAAAAGATTGTGATTATATACTTAATCTTGCGGCAGTTATACCTCCAAATTCTGATAAATACCCAAAACTTGCACATCTGACTAATTTTGTAGGCGTTAAGCATATTGTAGATATATTAGAAGAAATGCCTAAAGAAAATCGTCCTAAACTTGTACATATATCAACAGTGGCTCTTTACGGCAACCGAAATGAAAAACACCCTTGGGGAAGAGTAGGGGACCCTTTATTAATAAGTCCTTATGATGCATATTCTTTTTCAAAATTAAAAGGCGAAAGATATGTTCTTGATTCATCATTAGAAAATAGGGCTATAATAAGACAAACTGCTATGCTTCATAATAGAATGCTTACTGACAATATGAGCGATGGGCTTATGTTTCATACTTGCTATAATGCTCCTCTTGAATGGGCTACAGCAAGAGACAGCGGGCTTTTAATGAAGAGAATTATTGAAGAGGATATTAAAGGAAAATTAGACGATTATTTTTGGAAAGGCTGCTTTAATTTGGGAAGCAAGGCAGAAAATAGATTAGTTGGATATGATACTTTTAATGACGGCTTCAAACTCATTGGGGGATCCACAAAAAAATATATGAAGCCCAATTGGAATGCAACAAGAAATTTTCATGGGCTTTGGTATTATGACGGATACAAATTAGAAGAATTATTTTCTTATCAGAAAGAGTCCGTTATAGATTATTGGAATGAGATAGGAAAAACACATTGGTATTATGCTTTCGGTAAACTTGTGCCTCCTTCTATAATATCGTTTTTTGCTATACAAAGACTTTTATCACATCCTAACTCTCCTACATATTGGAGAAAAAACGGAGAGAAAGGAAAAGTTATAGCTGCATTCGGAAGTGAAGAGGCTTTTGATAATTTGCCTAAAAAATGGGAAGATTTTAATTTGCTTTTTGAAAATAAAGATTCTAATGGTAATTATATAGACTATAAGGCTTTGCTTGATATAAAAAATGCCGAGCTTCTTAATCATGGATATGATGAAAATAAAAAAGACAGTGAAATAGATTTTGAAGATTTGAAAAAGGCTGCTGAGTTCAGAGGCGGAAAACTTTTAAGCACTAGTATGACCAAAGGAGATTTGCATACAAAATTAAGATGGTCTTGTTCTGAAGGACATGAATTTGAGGCTTCTCCATTTACTGTTATAAAAGCAGGTCATTGGTGTATGGAATGTATGCCGGACTATACTTGGAATTTTGATATTTTAGCGAAAAAAAATCCTTTCTTTGCTCAGGTTTGGTATGATTCTCATGAAAAAGATGAGAATATGCTTTATTATTTTGATGAAGATTTTAAGGCTCATTATAAAAAGGTAGATTAA
- a CDS encoding EFR1 family ferrodoxin (N-terminal region resembles flavodoxins. C-terminal ferrodoxin region binds two 4Fe-4S clusters.), translating to MSENKKAVIYCFSGTGNTEKVTKEYKKIFEENGVETLLYSVGDNFDNMPNIKDYDYAGIAYPIHGFNAPYPIFDLIKLFPKFENEKKKIFIIKTSGEPLTINNISSEPLMARLKNKGYILTNEYHYVMPYNIIFRHTDEFAAKMWKTAKALCVIEANEVLDGRESFLKKFPFGRFIAFLFRIEHPAMKVNGHLFKVKKICTHCNLCVKKCPVNNIYNDEKGDIKFKNKCVMCTSCAFRCPVDAITIGILNGWRVNGVYKFENPPTGIKTKHDNYCKKAYDRYFADADKKIHDYAISSKEEYKQKSYYKNIENYIL from the coding sequence ATGTCTGAAAATAAAAAGGCTGTAATATACTGTTTTTCTGGTACCGGAAATACTGAAAAAGTTACAAAAGAGTATAAAAAAATATTTGAAGAAAACGGAGTTGAAACTTTGCTTTATAGTGTAGGCGATAATTTTGATAATATGCCTAATATAAAAGATTATGATTATGCCGGTATTGCCTATCCTATACATGGATTTAATGCTCCTTATCCTATTTTTGATTTGATAAAACTTTTTCCTAAATTTGAAAATGAAAAGAAAAAAATATTTATTATAAAAACTTCCGGAGAGCCTCTAACTATTAATAATATATCTTCAGAGCCTTTGATGGCAAGACTTAAAAATAAAGGCTATATTCTTACTAATGAGTATCATTATGTAATGCCCTATAATATAATATTCAGACATACTGATGAGTTTGCTGCAAAGATGTGGAAAACTGCTAAGGCTTTATGCGTGATTGAGGCTAATGAAGTTTTGGACGGACGAGAAAGTTTTTTAAAGAAATTTCCTTTCGGCAGATTTATAGCATTTTTATTTAGAATAGAGCACCCTGCTATGAAGGTTAATGGTCATTTATTTAAAGTAAAAAAGATTTGCACTCATTGTAATTTATGTGTTAAGAAATGTCCTGTTAATAATATCTATAATGATGAAAAAGGTGATATAAAGTTCAAAAATAAATGCGTAATGTGTACAAGTTGTGCTTTCAGATGTCCTGTTGATGCTATAACTATAGGAATACTTAATGGCTGGAGAGTTAATGGCGTTTATAAATTTGAAAATCCGCCTACAGGTATAAAAACTAAACATGACAATTACTGCAAAAAGGCTTATGATAGGTATTTTGCCGACGCTGATAAAAAGATACATGATTATGCTATTAGTTCTAAAGAAGAATATAAACAAAAATCATACTATAAAAATATAGAAAATTATATATTATAA
- a CDS encoding tetratricopeptide repeat protein → MIKKYLAILIGLLLVFTISCKKPEGNIEDDYINEIEKEYQSSSSNDVVAETNNGVSDNIGNTSNDMSSAMDNDNIDYNQALNNNPNQNVNMTDNTATSSAAPAKRRPLKATIYNFYSPWTSQNDPLIIREIRVMIANKEYTQALNYINKLDFNNLPADVDVGQLYQFKGIVYYFLAKGGYKSNNVIARGNIDLADECFKKVEGLTKIEKFKPLSLLWNGMLYQTYSNDETELQEAIALFDRVITEYPRTRFANDAVFYKAVTMKKLGMPENEYNDLFLSIKRGGFVDTLVFSQVVNDYVPANDLVDREMLK, encoded by the coding sequence ATGATAAAGAAGTATTTAGCAATATTAATAGGTTTATTGTTAGTTTTTACAATATCATGTAAAAAACCTGAAGGTAATATAGAAGATGATTATATTAATGAAATAGAGAAGGAATATCAAAGTTCATCAAGCAATGATGTTGTAGCAGAAACTAATAACGGAGTCTCTGATAATATAGGAAATACATCAAATGATATGTCATCTGCAATGGATAATGATAATATTGATTATAATCAGGCATTAAATAATAATCCTAATCAAAATGTTAATATGACAGATAATACAGCAACATCATCTGCAGCACCTGCCAAAAGAAGACCTTTAAAAGCTACTATATATAACTTTTATAGTCCTTGGACTTCTCAAAATGATCCTTTGATAATTAGAGAGATAAGAGTTATGATAGCAAATAAAGAATATACTCAGGCTCTAAACTATATAAATAAATTAGATTTTAATAATTTACCGGCTGATGTAGATGTTGGTCAGCTATATCAGTTTAAAGGTATAGTTTATTATTTCCTTGCTAAAGGCGGTTATAAATCAAATAATGTTATAGCTAGAGGTAATATTGATTTAGCTGATGAATGCTTTAAGAAAGTAGAAGGACTTACAAAAATAGAAAAATTTAAGCCTCTTTCATTATTATGGAATGGTATGCTTTATCAAACTTATTCTAATGATGAAACAGAATTACAGGAAGCTATTGCTTTATTTGACAGAGTAATTACAGAATATCCTAGAACTAGATTTGCTAATGATGCTGTATTCTATAAGGCTGTAACTATGAAAAAATTAGGTATGCCTGAAAATGAATATAATGATCTTTTCCTTTCTATAAAAAGAGGCGGTTTTGTTGATACTTTAGTTTTCTCACAAGTAGTAAATGATTATGTTCCTGCTAATGATTTGGTAGACAGAGAAATGTTAAAATAA